The following are from one region of the Bradyrhizobium sediminis genome:
- a CDS encoding SDR family NAD(P)-dependent oxidoreductase: MSGLFDVSKEVILVTGASQGLGRQFARVLSAHGAAVVLAARQTAKLKSLEDEIRSKGGRAVAVQMDVTDIASIPKAFDSAESALGPVSVLINNAGIAIEKLAIDQTEADWDAVINANLKGAYFAATELARRMIARKQEGNIVNVASVLGFGVMKFLSPYTVSKAGIIQATKAMALELAGNGIRVNALAPGYIDTEMNHEFWSTPAGERLAKRIPQRHVGAESDLDGAIMLLASNASRYMTGSVVTVDGGFLLT; encoded by the coding sequence ATGTCCGGCCTGTTCGACGTCAGCAAGGAAGTCATTCTCGTCACCGGCGCCAGCCAGGGGCTGGGACGGCAGTTCGCGCGGGTGCTGTCGGCCCATGGCGCCGCGGTGGTGCTGGCGGCGCGCCAGACCGCCAAGCTGAAGAGCCTGGAGGATGAGATCCGCTCCAAGGGCGGCCGCGCCGTCGCGGTGCAGATGGACGTGACCGACATCGCCTCGATTCCCAAAGCATTCGACAGCGCGGAATCAGCTCTCGGCCCGGTCAGCGTGCTCATCAACAATGCCGGCATCGCCATCGAGAAGCTCGCGATCGACCAGACCGAGGCGGACTGGGACGCCGTCATCAACGCCAACCTCAAGGGCGCCTATTTCGCGGCGACCGAGCTGGCGCGGCGGATGATCGCGCGCAAGCAGGAGGGCAATATCGTCAACGTCGCCTCCGTGCTCGGCTTCGGGGTGATGAAGTTCCTGTCGCCCTACACGGTCTCCAAGGCCGGCATCATCCAGGCCACCAAGGCGATGGCGCTGGAACTGGCCGGCAACGGCATCCGCGTCAACGCGCTGGCGCCGGGCTATATCGACACCGAGATGAACCACGAATTCTGGTCGACGCCCGCAGGCGAGCGGCTGGCAAAGCGGATTCCGCAGCGCCATGTCGGCGCCGAATCCGATCTCGACGGCGCCATCATGCTGCTGGCGTCCAATGCCTCGCGCTACATGACCGGCAGCGTGGTGACGGTAGACGGCGGGTTCTTGCTGACGTGA